Below is a window of Anaerolineales bacterium DNA.
GGAGGGACTCCAGGCCGATCGGTCCTTCACGCAGAACCGCCACCTCCCTCCCGGTGCACTCGATCACTGTCGAGGCCTGCCCCCCGGGGCAACGGCCACCGTCCAGGATCAGGTCGACTTTGCCAGCCAGAGCCTGCTCCACTTGCTCGGCCGTCTGACAACCCTGGCCGCCCGACCGGTTGGCCGAAGTCACCGCCAGGGGGCCAGCTTGCCGAAGAAGCGCCAGCGCCACGGGGTGATTTGGA
It encodes the following:
- a CDS encoding Sua5/YciO/YrdC/YwlC family protein gives rise to the protein PNHPVALALLRQAGPLAVTSANRSGGQGCQTAEQVEQALAGKVDLILDGGRCPGGQASTVIECTGREVAVLREGPIGLESLQSVLAGDVS